The proteins below are encoded in one region of Streptomyces marianii:
- a CDS encoding glycosyltransferase family 2 protein: MSAVNPVRVSGRRGRQRGRRRAGQGESSLGLLPLPPTETEKYAYAKRHLWVLTLSSLVSFCCLTVSQFKLAQSTPLLWIYTPLLLFTVLYYLVSLRVNAFTRDFDIKHHRQLVRRWRPEVYPTVDVFLPVCGEPIEVLHNTWTHVRALADRYPGVCVPFVLDDGASPELKAMAADFGFRYGTRPNRGWYKKAGNLHFGFGQSDGKYILILDADFTPRADLLEELLPYMEADERVGIVQSPQYFRVLDSQNWIERGAGAVQELFYRSVQVSRQGSDGSICVGSCAVYRRAALETNGGTTLIEHSEDVHTGYDLRELGWDLRYVPVAVSTGVCPDSAGAFFNQQYRWCSGSMSLLGSSKFWRSKLRLSTRLCYMSGFFYYIHTALFTFAAPIIPIVLLLAMPEKLKVEHLWLVLPSIVYTTVIFPMWHRAPYRLEAWAARMMYGWAHVFAIWDILRKNRMGWQPTGSSGAKKNKTRRFWIGMWVWGGGTAVIWVAAAVWRMFSMDAPDFALILSSGLFYALVVGRVLIQPRQESAA, encoded by the coding sequence ATGAGTGCAGTGAACCCGGTCCGGGTGTCCGGACGGCGGGGGCGACAGCGTGGCCGGAGGAGGGCGGGGCAGGGGGAGAGCAGCCTCGGACTGCTGCCGCTGCCGCCCACGGAGACCGAGAAGTACGCATACGCCAAGCGGCATCTCTGGGTACTCACCCTCAGTTCGCTGGTGAGCTTCTGCTGCCTCACGGTCAGTCAGTTCAAGTTGGCGCAGTCGACTCCGCTGTTGTGGATCTACACGCCGCTGCTGCTCTTCACGGTTCTCTACTACCTGGTGTCGCTCCGGGTGAACGCGTTCACCCGGGACTTCGACATCAAGCACCACCGGCAACTGGTCCGGCGGTGGCGGCCCGAGGTGTACCCGACCGTCGACGTCTTCCTGCCCGTCTGCGGCGAGCCGATCGAGGTTCTGCACAACACCTGGACCCACGTTCGGGCTCTCGCCGACCGCTACCCGGGCGTCTGCGTCCCCTTCGTCCTGGACGACGGTGCCAGCCCGGAACTCAAGGCCATGGCGGCAGACTTCGGCTTCCGGTACGGCACCCGTCCCAACCGCGGCTGGTACAAGAAGGCCGGCAACCTGCACTTCGGTTTCGGCCAGTCGGACGGCAAGTACATCCTCATCCTGGATGCGGACTTCACGCCGCGTGCCGACCTGCTGGAGGAGCTCCTCCCCTATATGGAGGCGGACGAGCGGGTCGGGATCGTCCAGTCCCCGCAGTACTTCCGGGTCCTGGACTCCCAGAACTGGATCGAACGGGGCGCGGGTGCGGTGCAGGAGCTCTTCTACCGCTCCGTGCAGGTGTCGCGGCAGGGCAGCGACGGCTCCATCTGCGTCGGCAGCTGCGCCGTCTACCGCAGGGCCGCTCTGGAGACCAACGGCGGTACCACGCTGATCGAGCACTCCGAGGACGTCCACACCGGGTACGACCTGCGCGAGCTGGGCTGGGACCTGCGCTATGTGCCGGTGGCGGTGTCCACGGGCGTCTGCCCGGACAGCGCCGGCGCGTTCTTCAACCAGCAGTACCGCTGGTGTTCCGGCTCGATGAGCCTCCTGGGCAGCAGCAAGTTCTGGCGGTCGAAGCTCAGGTTGTCGACCCGGCTCTGCTACATGTCCGGCTTCTTCTACTACATCCACACCGCGCTCTTCACGTTTGCCGCGCCGATCATCCCGATCGTGCTGCTGCTGGCCATGCCGGAGAAGCTGAAGGTCGAGCACCTGTGGCTGGTGCTGCCGAGCATCGTCTACACGACGGTGATCTTCCCGATGTGGCATCGTGCGCCCTACCGGCTGGAGGCCTGGGCCGCCCGCATGATGTACGGCTGGGCGCACGTCTTCGCCATCTGGGACATCCTGCGCAAGAACCGGATGGGCTGGCAGCCGACCGGCTCCTCCGGGGCCAAGAAGAACAAGACCCGCCGCTTCTGGATCGGCATGTGGGTCTGGGGCGGGGGGACGGCGGTGATCTGGGTCGCCGCGGCCGTGTGGCGGATGTTCTCCATGGACGCGCCGGACTTCGCTCTCATCCTCTCGTCCGGCCTCTTCTACGCGCTGGTCGTCGGCCGCGTGCTCATCCAGCCCCGTCAGGAGAGCGCGGCATGA
- a CDS encoding UTP--glucose-1-phosphate uridylyltransferase, which translates to MSLHTTGVPPVVKAVIPAAGLGTRFLPATKATPKEMLPVVDKPAIQYVVEEAAAAGLTDVLMITGRNKRALEDHFDRAHELESLLEDKGDLGRLELVRRSSSLATVHYARQGDPKGLGHAVLCAEAHVGDSPFAVLLGDDLIDPRDPLLARMVEIRRRLGGSVVALMPVPEDRIHLYGSAAVVPSEAGDDVRVLSGLVEKPAPGTAPSNLAVIGRYVLDPEIFAVLRDTPPGRGGEIQLTDALHTLASDDRHGPVHGVVFEGRRYDTGDRGDYLRAQVRLACEHPELGPSFTGWLRKYAAAL; encoded by the coding sequence ATGAGCCTTCACACAACCGGCGTGCCGCCGGTGGTCAAGGCGGTCATTCCGGCCGCCGGACTCGGTACCCGCTTCCTTCCCGCGACCAAGGCGACGCCGAAGGAGATGCTGCCCGTCGTGGACAAGCCCGCGATCCAGTACGTGGTCGAGGAGGCCGCCGCCGCCGGTCTGACCGACGTACTGATGATCACCGGGCGGAACAAGCGGGCGCTCGAGGACCACTTCGACCGCGCCCACGAGCTGGAATCGCTCCTGGAGGACAAGGGAGACCTCGGGCGACTGGAACTGGTCCGCAGATCCAGTTCACTGGCCACCGTCCACTACGCGCGGCAGGGCGACCCCAAGGGCCTCGGTCACGCCGTGCTCTGCGCCGAGGCGCATGTGGGGGACAGCCCTTTCGCCGTCCTGCTCGGCGACGACCTCATCGACCCCAGGGACCCCCTGCTCGCGCGGATGGTCGAGATACGCCGGCGGCTCGGCGGGAGCGTCGTCGCGCTGATGCCCGTCCCGGAGGACCGGATCCATCTCTACGGCTCGGCCGCCGTGGTCCCCTCGGAGGCCGGGGACGACGTGCGCGTGCTCTCCGGTCTCGTCGAGAAGCCGGCGCCCGGCACAGCGCCGAGCAACCTCGCGGTCATCGGCCGCTATGTCCTCGACCCCGAGATCTTCGCCGTGCTGCGGGACACCCCCCCGGGCCGCGGCGGGGAGATCCAGCTCACCGACGCGCTGCACACCCTCGCCTCGGACGACCGCCACGGACCCGTGCACGGCGTGGTCTTCGAAGGCCGCCGGTATGACACGGGCGACCGGGGCGACTACCTGCGCGCCCAGGTGCGCCTCGCCTGTGAGCACCCCGAGCTCGGGCCGTCCTTCACCGGCTGGCTGCGGAAGTACGCCGCCGCGCTCTGA
- the truA gene encoding tRNA pseudouridine(38-40) synthase TruA — MSDDVRPGFVRVRLDLSYDGGDFSGWARQTRGQRTVQGEIEDAIRTVTRSQDTYELTVAGRTDAGVHARGQVAHVDLPQHVWAEHREKLLRRLAGRLPHDVRVWKAEEAPAGFNARFSAVWRRYAYRVTDHPAGVDPLLRGHVLWHGWPLDLDAMNAAAGRLLGEHDFAAYCKKREGATTIRTLQELRWERDASGILTATVKADAFCHNMVRSLVGAMLFVGDGHRPADWPAKVLAAGVRDSAVHVVRPHGLTLEEVGYPADELLAARNLEARNRRTLPARGAGAAGCC; from the coding sequence GTGAGCGATGACGTGAGGCCGGGTTTCGTACGGGTGCGGCTGGACCTGTCCTACGACGGCGGGGACTTCTCGGGCTGGGCCCGGCAGACGCGCGGGCAGCGGACGGTCCAGGGCGAGATCGAGGACGCGATCCGTACCGTCACCCGTTCACAGGACACGTACGAGCTGACCGTCGCCGGCCGCACGGACGCGGGTGTGCACGCCCGCGGACAGGTCGCGCACGTCGACCTGCCGCAGCATGTCTGGGCCGAGCACCGGGAGAAGCTGCTGCGGCGGCTGGCCGGCCGGCTGCCCCACGACGTCCGGGTGTGGAAGGCCGAGGAGGCCCCCGCCGGTTTCAACGCGCGCTTCTCGGCGGTCTGGCGCCGCTACGCCTACCGCGTCACCGACCACCCGGCGGGCGTCGACCCGCTGTTGCGCGGGCATGTGCTCTGGCACGGCTGGCCGCTGGACCTGGACGCCATGAACGCCGCGGCCGGACGGCTCCTCGGGGAGCACGACTTCGCCGCGTACTGCAAGAAGCGCGAGGGGGCCACCACCATCCGGACGCTCCAGGAACTGCGCTGGGAGCGCGACGCGTCCGGGATCCTGACCGCGACCGTGAAGGCCGACGCCTTCTGCCACAACATGGTCCGCTCGCTCGTCGGCGCGATGCTGTTCGTCGGCGACGGCCACCGGCCGGCGGACTGGCCGGCGAAGGTCCTGGCCGCCGGTGTCCGTGACTCGGCGGTCCACGTCGTGCGGCCGCACGGGCTCACGCTGGAGGAAGTCGGCTATCCCGCCGACGAACTGCTGGCCGCCAGGAACCTGGAGGCGCGGAACCGGCGCACCCTCCCGGCCCGGGGCGCGGGGGCGGCCGGCTGCTGCTGA
- the rplQ gene encoding 50S ribosomal protein L17 → MPKPAKGARLGGSAAHEKLLLANLAKSLFEHGRITTTEAKARRLRPVAERLITKAKKGDIHNRRLVLQTITDKSIVHTLFTEIAPRYAERPGGYTRITKIGNRRGDNAPMAVIELVEGEIAKKATVAEAEAAAKRAVKEADEAKASEAKAEETEAEAAAEAPAEESKGA, encoded by the coding sequence ATGCCGAAGCCCGCCAAGGGTGCCCGTCTGGGCGGCAGCGCCGCGCACGAGAAGCTGCTTCTCGCGAACCTCGCGAAGTCGCTCTTCGAGCACGGCCGCATCACCACGACCGAGGCCAAGGCCCGCCGCCTGCGCCCCGTCGCGGAGCGTCTGATCACGAAGGCGAAGAAGGGCGACATCCACAACCGTCGCCTGGTGCTGCAGACGATCACGGACAAGAGCATCGTCCACACGCTCTTCACCGAGATCGCCCCGCGCTACGCCGAGCGTCCGGGTGGCTACACCCGGATCACCAAGATCGGCAACCGTCGTGGTGACAACGCCCCGATGGCCGTGATCGAGCTCGTCGAGGGCGAGATCGCGAAGAAGGCCACCGTCGCCGAGGCCGAGGCCGCCGCAAAGCGCGCGGTCAAGGAGGCCGACGAGGCCAAGGCCAGCGAGGCCAAGGCCGAGGAGACCGAGGCCGAGGCCGCCGCCGAGGCTCCGGCCGAGGAGTCGAAGGGCGCCTGA